A genome region from Natronobeatus ordinarius includes the following:
- the mch gene encoding methenyltetrahydromethanopterin cyclohydrolase, which translates to MDSLNRMAIELVDEALEFAEELSVGAYELENEATVLDFGVEFDGGIEAGLLLTEIQTAGLATPGRDLTEVGGVPLPHVELSTDQPALSLLCSQKASWELTTEDFEGLGSGPARALVAEEAEFHRVGVADAFDLTALAVESDALPTAAAAEQVADLAEVDPNGVFLLAFPTASLVGSVSNAARAAELATFRLAELGYDPLEIVSAMGRAPVAPVADDEGEAIGRTNDAVAYGGTAHLVVREEFDRFDEVASSAGDEYGRPFVEVFDDLEWAFDEVPAELFAPAKVTIDVLGGGTYVYGETDEALLVESFDLR; encoded by the coding sequence ATGGACAGTCTCAACCGGATGGCGATCGAACTCGTCGACGAGGCCCTCGAGTTCGCCGAGGAACTTTCCGTCGGCGCGTACGAACTCGAGAACGAGGCGACCGTCCTCGACTTCGGCGTCGAGTTCGACGGCGGGATCGAGGCCGGCCTGCTGTTGACCGAGATCCAGACGGCGGGGCTGGCGACGCCCGGACGCGACCTCACGGAAGTCGGTGGCGTTCCGCTCCCACACGTCGAACTCTCGACCGATCAGCCGGCGCTCTCGCTGTTGTGTTCACAGAAGGCGAGCTGGGAACTCACGACCGAGGACTTCGAGGGACTCGGCAGCGGCCCGGCCCGGGCGCTCGTCGCCGAAGAAGCGGAGTTCCACCGCGTCGGTGTAGCCGACGCGTTCGACCTGACGGCACTGGCCGTCGAGAGCGACGCGCTTCCCACGGCGGCCGCCGCCGAACAGGTCGCCGACCTCGCCGAGGTCGACCCGAACGGCGTCTTCCTGCTCGCCTTTCCCACGGCGAGTCTCGTCGGAAGCGTGAGCAACGCCGCCCGGGCGGCCGAACTCGCCACCTTCCGGCTGGCCGAACTCGGCTACGACCCGCTCGAGATCGTCTCCGCGATGGGACGGGCCCCGGTCGCCCCCGTCGCCGACGACGAGGGGGAGGCCATCGGCCGGACGAACGACGCCGTCGCCTACGGTGGGACGGCCCACCTCGTCGTCCGCGAGGAGTTCGACCGGTTCGACGAGGTAGCCTCGAGCGCGGGCGACGAATACGGCCGGCCGTTCGTCGAGGTGTTCGACGACCTCGAGTGGGCCTTCGACGAGGTGCCCGCGGAGCTCTTCGCTCCGGCGAAAGTCACGATCGACGTCCTCGGCGGGGGGACGTACGTCTACGGCGAGACGGACGAGGCGTTGCTCGTGGAGTCGTTCGATCTCCGGTGA
- a CDS encoding heavy-metal-associated domain-containing protein, producing MEQTTLEVSGMACGGCESTVRDALEALEGVSSATANHEAGEVRVEHDRSIVDETSIADVIEDAGYEVAA from the coding sequence ATGGAACAGACGACGCTCGAAGTGAGTGGAATGGCGTGTGGTGGCTGTGAATCGACCGTCCGTGACGCACTCGAGGCACTCGAAGGCGTCTCGTCGGCCACGGCGAACCACGAAGCGGGCGAGGTCCGCGTCGAACACGATCGGTCGATCGTCGACGAGACATCGATCGCCGACGTGATCGAGGACGCCGGCTACGAGGTCGCGGCCTGA
- a CDS encoding universal stress protein, producing the protein MYRILIPIDIGEDRVRSQAEAVVDLPQSVDEVRADVLYVYEEIDSPADEAGSTYIEEINRNIKDLQGLPDTADLLVELLEDAGIETAVHDVAGDPATAILEVADELEVNAIVLGARRRSPVGKVLFGSVTQAVILDSECPVIVAPT; encoded by the coding sequence ATGTATCGCATACTGATCCCAATCGACATAGGCGAGGACCGGGTGCGGTCCCAGGCCGAGGCAGTCGTCGATCTGCCACAGTCGGTCGACGAGGTTCGAGCGGACGTGCTGTACGTCTACGAGGAGATCGATTCGCCGGCTGACGAGGCCGGCTCGACGTACATCGAGGAGATCAACCGAAACATCAAGGATCTCCAGGGGCTGCCCGACACGGCCGACCTCCTCGTCGAGTTACTCGAGGACGCTGGTATCGAGACGGCAGTGCACGACGTCGCCGGTGACCCCGCCACCGCCATCCTCGAGGTAGCGGACGAACTCGAGGTGAACGCGATCGTCCTCGGTGCGCGTCGTCGGTCGCCTGTGGGTAAAGTACTGTTCGGAAGCGTCACACAGGCCGTGATCCTCGACAGCGAATGCCCAGTGATCGTTGCACCGACGTGA
- a CDS encoding MFS transporter, with the protein MSGAFETGFGVRGWKQYTALILLWQVTASICFYAVYAVTPFVRDEFGVSATLVGVMLTTLTLGYTLFLVPVGSFTDEYGEGLVLVVGLLGLAVGVTAITIAPTYLALLVGVFVLGAFYATAMPGTNKAVFNAIPDERLNTSMGIKQVGVTAGSGISAVLVPWFGSTHFGWEVAFLLSAGFAVVISVVFWVVYDADDGRTDGDGLGIRAHFTTPEYTLLTAAGFFLGAGLFTTIGYTILYVEEDVGATVVFAGITLAAAQVFGSTGRVVFGWLADRLSAPLTTSTLYILILQAGASFVLFLAVTVVGSPYVALVTFSLLGFFVLGFTGVYYSCIGSLVSPDEMGSATAGGQIALNSGALLAPPVFGLLVDSVSYAAAWTMLAVAAGIAFILLVGIARRE; encoded by the coding sequence ATGAGCGGCGCGTTCGAAACCGGATTCGGGGTCCGGGGATGGAAGCAGTACACGGCGCTCATCCTGCTCTGGCAGGTAACTGCCAGTATCTGTTTTTACGCGGTGTACGCCGTGACGCCGTTCGTTCGCGACGAGTTCGGCGTCTCGGCGACCCTCGTGGGCGTGATGTTGACGACGTTGACGCTCGGGTACACGTTGTTTCTGGTTCCGGTCGGCTCGTTCACCGACGAGTACGGGGAGGGTCTGGTCTTAGTGGTCGGCCTGCTCGGCCTCGCCGTCGGCGTCACTGCGATCACCATCGCGCCGACGTACCTGGCGTTGCTCGTGGGCGTGTTCGTTCTCGGCGCGTTCTACGCGACGGCGATGCCGGGGACGAACAAGGCCGTGTTCAACGCGATTCCCGACGAGCGGCTCAACACGTCGATGGGGATCAAGCAGGTTGGGGTCACGGCGGGGAGCGGAATCAGCGCCGTGCTCGTCCCCTGGTTCGGTTCGACACACTTCGGCTGGGAGGTCGCGTTCTTGCTTTCGGCGGGGTTCGCGGTCGTGATCAGCGTCGTCTTCTGGGTCGTGTACGACGCTGATGACGGCAGGACCGACGGTGACGGGCTCGGAATCCGCGCTCACTTCACGACTCCCGAATACACGTTGCTCACGGCGGCGGGATTTTTCCTCGGCGCCGGACTGTTCACGACGATCGGGTACACGATCCTCTACGTCGAAGAGGACGTCGGCGCGACCGTCGTCTTCGCGGGTATCACGCTCGCAGCCGCCCAGGTCTTCGGTAGTACCGGACGCGTCGTCTTCGGCTGGCTCGCCGATCGACTCTCCGCTCCTCTCACGACCTCGACCCTGTACATCCTGATCCTGCAGGCTGGCGCGTCGTTCGTGCTGTTTCTCGCCGTCACCGTCGTCGGATCACCGTACGTGGCGCTCGTCACGTTCTCACTGCTTGGCTTCTTCGTCCTCGGTTTTACCGGGGTCTACTACTCGTGTATCGGCTCACTCGTTTCACCGGATGAGATGGGGAGTGCGACCGCTGGCGGACAGATCGCGCTCAACTCGGGTGCGCTGCTCGCGCCCCCGGTTTTCGGCCTGCTCGTCGACAGCGTGAGCTACGCGGCAGCGTGGACAATGCTGGCCGTTGCCGCCGGTATCGCGTTCATCCTCCTCGTCGGAATCGCACGACGAGAGTGA
- a CDS encoding macro domain-containing protein — protein sequence MEFDVVQGDVAEQSADALVNAAGTSLRMGSGVAGALRRGAGEELNEEAIENGPVNLGAVAVTDAYDLDAEYVIHAAAMPHYGDGQATAESIRDATRNTLERADDLGCASVVIPALGCGVAGFDLEEGAQLICEELADYEPETLEEVRFIAYSDEEYDLIRSVVDGFEG from the coding sequence ATGGAGTTCGACGTCGTCCAGGGAGACGTTGCCGAACAGTCCGCCGACGCCCTCGTCAACGCCGCCGGGACGAGCCTGCGGATGGGCTCTGGCGTCGCCGGCGCGCTCCGTCGCGGTGCTGGTGAGGAGCTCAACGAGGAAGCGATCGAGAACGGACCCGTCAATCTCGGCGCGGTCGCCGTCACCGATGCTTACGACCTCGACGCCGAGTACGTGATCCACGCCGCCGCGATGCCTCACTACGGTGACGGACAGGCCACGGCCGAGAGTATCCGAGACGCGACCCGGAATACGCTCGAGCGCGCCGACGACCTCGGCTGTGCGTCGGTCGTCATCCCTGCGCTGGGCTGTGGCGTCGCCGGCTTCGACCTCGAGGAGGGCGCCCAACTCATCTGCGAGGAACTCGCCGACTACGAGCCGGAAACGCTCGAGGAGGTCCGGTTCATCGCCTACAGCGACGAGGAGTACGACTTGATCCGGTCGGTCGTCGACGGCTTCGAGGGATGA
- a CDS encoding YihY/virulence factor BrkB family protein, whose amino-acid sequence MAASLREPVSFVKTVIQGISEENVTFMAAGIAYQAFISLIPLLVLVFFLVSAVGDEGLAATVTETTEGLLPEAGNELLEDAIAGSVATTGASVIGLVTLLWGSLKIFRGIDTAFSEIYESTGEQSFVGQLTDALVVFVAIVLALVAAAVATAVFAFVPDSPLVGVLNPLVLVVGLTVAFFPMYYTFPDVNLRAREVLPGVVVAAVGWAALQALFQVYVAFSAESDAAGAMGAILLLLTWLYFGGLVLLLGGVVNAASSGHLPAVRDDEGSDHESSDEHDRAVGERAEWERLERAHERLEREHALLRNDLRAQRSRRYRLEDRTDELETELRRLERENEWLSRRLERRTEPSWKRVGRRLLERTSVLSIGTWRERQS is encoded by the coding sequence ATGGCCGCGTCGCTGCGCGAACCGGTCTCGTTCGTCAAGACCGTCATTCAAGGGATCAGTGAAGAGAACGTTACGTTCATGGCCGCGGGCATCGCCTACCAGGCGTTCATTTCACTGATTCCGCTGCTCGTGCTCGTCTTCTTTCTCGTCTCGGCCGTCGGCGACGAGGGGCTCGCAGCTACTGTCACCGAGACGACCGAGGGGCTCCTCCCCGAAGCCGGAAACGAGTTGCTCGAGGACGCCATCGCCGGCTCGGTCGCCACCACTGGCGCGTCGGTCATCGGGCTCGTGACGTTACTGTGGGGCTCGCTGAAGATCTTCCGCGGGATCGACACGGCGTTCTCCGAAATCTACGAGTCGACGGGTGAGCAGTCGTTCGTCGGCCAGCTCACGGACGCCCTCGTCGTCTTCGTCGCCATCGTACTCGCGCTCGTCGCCGCGGCGGTCGCGACGGCGGTCTTCGCGTTCGTCCCCGACAGCCCGCTCGTCGGCGTTCTCAACCCGCTCGTGCTCGTCGTCGGGCTCACGGTCGCCTTCTTCCCGATGTACTATACATTTCCCGACGTGAACCTGCGCGCTCGCGAGGTACTCCCTGGCGTCGTCGTCGCCGCGGTCGGCTGGGCCGCCCTCCAGGCGCTCTTTCAGGTCTACGTCGCGTTCTCGGCGGAGTCCGACGCCGCCGGCGCGATGGGTGCGATCCTCCTTCTGTTGACCTGGCTCTACTTCGGCGGGCTCGTCCTGCTGCTGGGCGGCGTCGTGAACGCGGCCTCGAGCGGCCACCTCCCCGCTGTCCGCGACGACGAGGGTTCCGACCACGAGTCGAGCGACGAGCACGATCGGGCGGTCGGCGAACGAGCCGAGTGGGAGCGACTCGAGCGGGCCCACGAGCGGCTCGAGCGCGAACACGCCCTGTTACGAAACGACCTCCGCGCCCAGCGATCGCGTCGCTACCGGCTCGAGGATCGAACCGACGAACTCGAGACCGAACTCCGTCGGCTCGAGCGCGAGAACGAGTGGCTCAGCCGTCGACTCGAGCGACGGACTGAACCGTCGTGGAAACGCGTCGGGCGCCGGCTGCTCGAGCGCACCTCGGTGCTCTCGATCGGTACGTGGCGGGAACGGCAATCGTAA
- a CDS encoding HesA/MoeB/ThiF family protein gives MNESLDSTQCDRYSRSLLVKSFEEADQHRLLTSRVLVVGAGGLGSAIIQYLAAAGVGTIGIVDDGTVKPSNLQRQTIHGVDDVGEPKVDSAARFVGALNPDVTVETHSVRVEPDTAEALVEGSDVVVDGLDNFPARFLLNDVCRLEGVPFVHGAVYGLEGQTTVFRPGGPCYRCLLPEAPDPDVAPSGEPMGIFPTLPGTIGCLQATETLKLLLERDGILEDHLLRYDATDATVVRTPLERDPDCPVCGPDGIDSIEDVDYGGRCRIER, from the coding sequence ATGAACGAGTCGCTCGATTCGACCCAGTGCGATCGGTACTCGAGGAGCCTCCTGGTGAAGTCGTTCGAGGAAGCCGACCAGCACCGGTTGTTGACGAGCCGGGTGCTCGTCGTTGGTGCCGGCGGACTCGGCTCGGCGATCATCCAGTATCTGGCGGCGGCCGGCGTCGGCACGATCGGCATCGTCGACGACGGGACGGTCAAACCGTCGAACCTCCAGCGCCAAACGATCCACGGCGTCGACGATGTCGGGGAGCCGAAAGTCGACAGCGCGGCCCGGTTCGTCGGGGCGCTCAACCCCGACGTGACGGTCGAGACCCACTCCGTCCGGGTCGAACCCGACACCGCCGAGGCACTCGTCGAGGGCTCCGACGTGGTCGTCGACGGCCTGGACAACTTTCCCGCACGCTTTCTCCTCAACGACGTCTGTCGCCTCGAGGGCGTGCCGTTCGTCCACGGCGCCGTCTACGGACTCGAGGGACAGACGACGGTCTTTCGTCCCGGCGGCCCCTGCTACCGCTGTCTGCTCCCCGAGGCGCCGGACCCCGACGTGGCTCCCTCCGGCGAGCCGATGGGGATCTTCCCCACCCTCCCCGGCACGATCGGCTGTCTCCAGGCGACCGAGACGCTCAAACTTCTCCTCGAGCGCGACGGGATCCTCGAGGACCACCTGCTTCGGTACGACGCCACGGACGCGACAGTCGTCCGGACGCCGCTCGAGCGCGACCCCGACTGTCCGGTCTGCGGACCGGACGGGATCGACTCGATCGAGGACGTCGACTACGGTGGCCGGTGTCGGATCGAACGGTGA
- a CDS encoding cyclase family protein: MPTYDLSHQLEDGMPVYPGDPPVEIEPTATLEADGYRTTGLSIDTHAGTHVDAPAHLVSGGRTLEEYSLETFRFTTRVVDCRPLEDREPIDADALRDAYDAADTDALRDAYDAADTDALRDAYDAADTDDDPRDADLLLVRTGWETHWGTDRYFDHPYLTADAADYLLERRCHLGVDAPNVDPTPTPAARADEPDGYPVHHALLGDGRLLLENLCGLAAVPETFELHAYPLNLGDADGAPVRAVAVLDEE, encoded by the coding sequence CCAACTCGAGGATGGGATGCCGGTCTACCCGGGCGATCCGCCCGTCGAGATCGAACCCACGGCGACGCTCGAGGCCGACGGCTACCGCACCACGGGACTGTCGATCGACACCCACGCGGGGACGCACGTCGACGCGCCGGCACACCTCGTTTCCGGTGGCCGGACGCTCGAGGAATACTCCCTCGAGACGTTTCGCTTCACGACGCGCGTCGTTGACTGTCGGCCGCTCGAGGACCGCGAGCCGATCGACGCCGACGCACTCCGTGACGCGTACGACGCCGCAGACACCGACGCACTCCGTGACGCGTACGACGCCGCAGACACCGACGCACTCCGTGACGCGTACGACGCCGCAGACACCGACGACGATCCACGCGACGCCGACTTGCTCCTCGTCCGGACCGGCTGGGAAACTCACTGGGGGACAGATCGCTACTTCGACCACCCGTACCTGACGGCCGACGCGGCCGACTACCTGCTCGAGCGACGCTGTCATCTCGGGGTCGACGCGCCGAACGTCGATCCCACGCCGACGCCGGCCGCTCGAGCCGACGAACCCGACGGCTATCCGGTCCATCACGCCCTCCTCGGCGACGGTCGGCTGCTCCTCGAGAACCTGTGCGGACTCGCGGCGGTTCCGGAGACGTTCGAACTCCACGCCTACCCGCTGAACCTCGGCGACGCCGACGGCGCTCCGGTCCGGGCGGTCGCAGTCCTCGACGAGGAGTGA